In one window of Miscanthus floridulus cultivar M001 chromosome 12, ASM1932011v1, whole genome shotgun sequence DNA:
- the LOC136497073 gene encoding probable amino acid permease 7, whose translation MAHHYGSHSLEVAAAGPELDDDGHAARTGNLWTCFAHIITAIIGAGVLALSWSVAQLGWVGGPVAMLCFAFVTYLSALLLSHCYRSPVSDGDDPQKRQRNYTYMDAVRTHLGEKRTWLCGLLQYLNLYGTAIAYTITTATCLRAIMRANCYHSRGHDAPCGAGGDHLYMLLFGAAQVVLSFIPNFHNMAWLSVVAAVMSFTYSTIGLGLGLAKTIENGAIKGSVAGVPMSTPAQKVWRVAQAIGDIAFAYPYTIVLLEIQDTLKSPPPESETMRKGNAIAVLATTFFYLAVSCFGYAAFGNAAPGNLLTGFGFYEPYWLIDFANACIVLHLLGGYQMFSQQIFTFADRSFAARFPNSAFVNKSYAVKVPGVPASWSYRLNLHRVCFRTAYVASTTGLAVLFPYFNEVLGVLGAIVFWPLAIYLPVEMYCVQRGVRPWTRTWVALQAFSAVCFVVGTFAFVGSVEGVIRKRLG comes from the exons ATGGCGCACCACTACGGCAGCCACTCCCTggaggtcgccgccgccggccccgagctcgacgacgacggcCACGCCGCGCGCACGG GCAACCTATGGACCTGCTTCGCGCACATCATCACCGCCATAATCGGCGCCGGCGTGCTGGCGCTCTCGTGGAGCGTCGCGCAGCTGGGCTGGGTGGGCGGCCCCGTCGCCATGCTCTGCTTCGCCTTCGTCACCTACCTCTCCGCCCTCCTCCTGTCCCACTGCTACAGGTCCCCCGTCTCTGACGGTGACGACCCCCAGAAACGCCAGAGGAACTACACCTACATGGACGCCGTCAGGACGCACCTGG GGGAGAAGCGCACCTGGCTCTGCGGCCTGTTGCAGTACCTCAACCTGTACGGGACGGCAATCGCCTACACCATCACCACGGCGACTTGCCTCAG GGCGATCATGAGGGCCAACTGCTACCACAGCCGAGGGCACGACGCACCCTGCGGCGCCGGCGGTGATCACCTCTACATGCTGCTCTTCGGGGCGGCCCAGGTGGTGCTGTCCTTCATTCCCAACTTCCACAACATGGCCTGGCTCTCCGTCGTCGCCGCCGTCATGTCCTTCACCTACTCCAccatcggcctcggcctcggcctcgccaaGACCATAG AAAATGGGGCGATCAAAGGAAGCGTCGCCGGTGTTCCGATGAGCACCCCGGCGCAGAAAGTCTGGCGAGTCGCGCAGGCCATCGGCGACATCGCGTTCGCCTACCCGTACACCATTGTCCTACTGGAGATACAG GACACGCTCAAATCGCCGCCACCTGAGAGCGAGACGATGCGGAAGGGGAACGCCATCgcggtcctggccaccaccttctTCTACCTCGCCGTGAGCTGCTTCGGGTACGCCGCCTTCGGCAACGCCGCGCCGGGCAACCTGCTCACCGGCTTCGGCTTCTACGAGCCGTACTGGCTCATCGACTTCGCCAACGCCTGCATCGTGCTCCACCTGCTTGGTGGCTACCAG ATGTTCAGCCAGCAGATCTTCACCTTCGCGGACCGGTCCTTCGCGGCCAGGTTCCCGAACAGCGCGTTCGTGAACAAATCCTACGCCGTGAAGGTGCCCGGCGTGCCGGCGTCGTGGAGCTACAGGCTGAACCTGCACCGGGTGTGCTTCCGGACGGCGTACGTGGCGAGCACCACGGGGCTGGCCGTGCTCTTCCCCTACTTCAACGAGGTGCTGGGCGTGCTGGGCGCCATCGTCTTCTGGCCCCTCGCCATCTACCTCCCCGTCGAGATGTACTGCGTCCAGCGGGGGGTCCGGCCGTGGACGCGCACGTGGGTCGCGCTCCAGGCATTCAGCGCCGTCTGCTTCGTCGTCGGCACCTTCGCCTTCGTCGGCTCCGTGGAGGGCGTCATCCGCAAGAGGCTCGGCTAG